The Burkholderiales bacterium region TGCAGCGTGACGCTTTTCAATACCAGCTGTGGGGCGGCAAGTTTCTCGTCTTCCCAAAGAATCGTAGCGTTGTCAACGATAAGGTGCCGTTGCTTCAACAGCCAATCAGCAAATCCTGTTCCCGTGTTCTGCTGGCTGAGTTCCACTCCCGCCACATAGATTATGCCTCGCGAATCGCGCAGGATACTTAGATTTGGCTGTTCAATTTCCAGTAGATGCAGGCGTACCTCGCCGGTGGTCAGTGAACGCCAGGATAGAGTGGCCGAGACGCGGCTCAGAACCAGGGCCGGGCGCCCTGCCCGGTCAAAGACCACAACGTTGTCAAGCGCAAGAAACGGACGAATCCCTTCCCAGTCCGCGGTAATTTTACCGATCGTGATACGCTGCCCAACAGCGCCGCTTACCGCCTGCGCAATGTTTTCGCGGTAGTATTCGATATTCGGCAAAAACCAGTAGCGCAGCGCCAGCACAGTACCACCAACGATAATTACCGCCAGCAAACCGCAAGCAATGAAAAACTTTGTCAGCCAGCTACGTTTCCGGCCACTGTTATTTAAATGTTGGTCGTCTGTCATCGTAACCTTTGGTCGGCGCGCGCAAAACCTGCATCCATGGCATCCGCGCACGCGACGGCACCGATATTAGTACTGGACTTAAACTTAAACCGTGCCGATCGTTCGACGGGAAAAGGCGGGATGTAACACCCAGTCGCCCCGTTGCGTGGTCCGGACACGGTCCCGCGTAGCGTTGCTTGCGCTGGAACGCAAAGATCATCGAAAACCAGCCCTTCTTGCGCACGCTGTTTCTCGTTTATGCAAGCAAACGCGCCACCCAGTCGTGACAGCCTTGATCCCGGTATGCTAAATCCTGACACGCGCGCTAGCAGCCTTACTTGTCGTCCCATATCAGGGGTATGCCGTCTTGTCGCGCCCGGCGGTCATCGCTTTTTGGCCAGCAGAACATCAAGCGGGTATTGTTGAGATAGGTTCTAGACAATAAAATGTCAAGTCGGTTGCAATAGTCAGCGTAATCTGTTTGCGACCGCGCCAAGTTTTATCAGCGAATCACTCGGCAGAAATCCGCATTGTAACGCGATTCTCAGCATGGATATACCGGGAAAGCCTAAATCCGCCTTGCTAAAGAGAGATGAACAGGCAGCGGAGCGCGCCCTGGAATTCAGCCGTTATGCAAAGCGGGTGTTGCTTCGCAAGCCGGAGCTCAAGGAGCCGCTGCTCAAAAACCTGCATGCACCTTTAACGGTTCAGCAGATACGTGCCTGGCTGTCCCCGCCGCGCGATGAAGCCGAGCTTTACCGCCTGCTGCGCGATTTGCGCGCCGGGGTCATGCTGCATCTCATCGCGCGCGACCTGTGCGGCATGGCCGATCTCGGTGAAGTCATGCGTACCACATCTACGCTCGCCGAAGAAGCGCTCAACTTCGCCGTTACGCACCTCAACGCGTGGATGCGGCAAGATTACGGCGTTCCAACGGGCTCAGAAACTGGCGAAGCGCAGGAGCTGCTGGTTATCGGCATGGGGAAACTCGGAGGCCGGGAACTCAACGTTTCATCCGACGTCGATCTGGTTTTCGCATATCCGGAAGAAGGTGCAACCGGCGGCCGGCATTCGATAAGCAATTATGAGTATTTTGACAGGCTCTGCCGCAAGCTGATTGCCGCGATCAGCGCGATGACCGAAAGCGGCCATGTATTCCGCGTGGACACTCGGCTGCGCCCGTACGGGGAAAGCGGCCCACTCGCCGTGAGCTTTGCCATGCTCGAAAATTATTTCATTACCCAGGGCCGTGTCTGGGAGCGTTATGCCTGGATCAAGGCGCGAGTCGTATGCGGCAACCGCATCGACGATCTGATGCAACTCGTGCTCCCTTTTGTATATCGCAAATACCTCGATTTTGCCACCCTGGATTCGATGCGAAGTTTGCATGCGCAGGTGCGTCAAGAGGTCCAGCGGCGCGACATGAGCGAGAACATCAAGCTCGGGCCGGGCGGTATACGCGAGATCGAATTCATTGCACAGGTATTCCAACTGATCCGGGGGGGCCGCGATGGTGCGCTGCGTGTGCGCCCGACGCTCGAAGTATTGCAAAAGCTTGCCGCTCTAAATTTGCTTAGCCAGCAGGCCGCCGGCGAGTTGCATGGCGCATATGTGTTCTTGCGCAACCTGGAGCATCGGCTGCAATATCTTGATGATGATCAAACCCAGTCTCTGCCCAAAAATACGCAGGATCGGGAGATGATTGCCAAAGCCATGGGTTTTGACGGCTTTGAAACGTTTCTGCAACAGTTGAATGCGCACCGCGCCAGAGTCAGTGTGCATTTCGAGCAAGTGCTCGCCGCGCCGCAAATCAAATCTCATCCATTGCTCGCATTATGGCAAGGAAACTCCACGGACGATGAGGCAGCCAAGGAACTCAGCGGACTGGGGTATCGCAATCCGCAGCAGATTGTTCTACATCTGAAAAATATCAGATGCAGCGGCCGCTACCGGCAGATGCCCGCCTCAACCCAATCGCGTCTGGATGCCCTGATGCCGGCGCTGATAGAGGCCGCGGCTCCATTTGGCGACGCTGCGCTGGAACGTCTCCTGTTGCTGGCAGAAAGTGTCGGGCGCCGCGAATCGTACTTGGCGCTGTTGCTGGAATATCCGCAAGCGCTGCAAACACTGGCCAAACTCTGCGGTGCGAGTTCTTGGGCCGCGCAATATCTAACGCTCCATCCGCTGGTGCTTGATGAGCTTCTGGATCCGCGCACACTTTACTCTCCCCCAGACTGGCCGCGCCTGCAGTCTGCGCTAAGCGCCCAATTGCTGGATACGGATGTCGAGCAGCAGATGGATATCTTGCGGCAGTTTCAACATGCGCAGGTATTCCGTCTCGTGGCGCAAGACCTGGCGGGATTATTGGCGCTGGAAAGGTTGAGCGATCATTTGAGCGATCTCGCCGAGCTGATTCTTAAATGGGTGTTGCGCTTATGCTGGGACGGATTGCGCCACAAGCATCGGGACGAATCGCGCTTTGCAATAATCGGCTACGGCAAGCTGGGCGGCAGGGAACTCGGCTATGCTTCCGATCTGGACCTGGTTTTCCTGTACGACGACGACCATCCTGAAGCCCAGGCAGTGTACGCCAGGCTGGCGCAACGCATCAACACCTGGCTTACCAGCTATACCACTGCGGGGATCCTTTACCAAACCGACTTGCGGCTTCGCCCGGACGGCGCCGGGGGGCTGCTGGTAAGCGAAA contains the following coding sequences:
- the glnE gene encoding bifunctional [glutamate--ammonia ligase]-adenylyl-L-tyrosine phosphorylase/[glutamate--ammonia-ligase] adenylyltransferase is translated as MLKRDEQAAERALEFSRYAKRVLLRKPELKEPLLKNLHAPLTVQQIRAWLSPPRDEAELYRLLRDLRAGVMLHLIARDLCGMADLGEVMRTTSTLAEEALNFAVTHLNAWMRQDYGVPTGSETGEAQELLVIGMGKLGGRELNVSSDVDLVFAYPEEGATGGRHSISNYEYFDRLCRKLIAAISAMTESGHVFRVDTRLRPYGESGPLAVSFAMLENYFITQGRVWERYAWIKARVVCGNRIDDLMQLVLPFVYRKYLDFATLDSMRSLHAQVRQEVQRRDMSENIKLGPGGIREIEFIAQVFQLIRGGRDGALRVRPTLEVLQKLAALNLLSQQAAGELHGAYVFLRNLEHRLQYLDDDQTQSLPKNTQDREMIAKAMGFDGFETFLQQLNAHRARVSVHFEQVLAAPQIKSHPLLALWQGNSTDDEAAKELSGLGYRNPQQIVLHLKNIRCSGRYRQMPASTQSRLDALMPALIEAAAPFGDAALERLLLLAESVGRRESYLALLLEYPQALQTLAKLCGASSWAAQYLTLHPLVLDELLDPRTLYSPPDWPRLQSALSAQLLDTDVEQQMDILRQFQHAQVFRLVAQDLAGLLALERLSDHLSDLAELILKWVLRLCWDGLRHKHRDESRFAIIGYGKLGGRELGYASDLDLVFLYDDDHPEAQAVYARLAQRINTWLTSYTTAGILYQTDLRLRPDGAGGLLVSEITAFGEYQRLRAWAWEHQALTRGRFVAGNDQVGNRFEAIRKEVLCAKRDLINLRGEILNMRGKIMNAHPNASGLFDLKHDRGGIIDVEFIVQYFVLGYAHLHPVLTGNIGNLALLKLAADLKLLPGDLAERARTGYRDLRRLQHGLQLNNEKYPRVEASVVKNQRAAILELWEWVFNRE